The Carassius carassius chromosome 16, fCarCar2.1, whole genome shotgun sequence genome window below encodes:
- the LOC132159388 gene encoding NLR family CARD domain-containing protein 3-like: protein MSEKRGKTSLSHKQSVRSGSHVSVKSDWSKDDVPDFSEEKTSIKSVRSDSHVSSSVSVKSDESKGLVPNFSEETPSRTKRLQCETLDPDLKSHRNQKNYTDSLLQIFQDLESKIMTFLKKELEKFRKILQKEDMQYFVKDFNENRCSMKEAALDLTLYFLREMKQDEAADTLEDELVFIHQLKCSLKKKYQCVFEGIAKQGDSTLLKNIYTDLYITQGCSEQVNTEHEVRQIEVASRRHESQEIQVECKHLFEAPEQDKKIRTVLTKGVAGIGKSVSVQKFVLDWAEGKENQDISFIFPLPFREMNLKEQEKLSLMDLITQFFPETKGLNLTRRNQFKVLFILDGLDECRLPVNFKDNETWSDVSSPVSLDVLLTNLIKGNLLPSALIWITSRPAAASKIPPDCIDRLTEIRGFNDAQKEEYFRKRFTDENQAKEIIDHVKQSKSLFIMCHIPVFCWISATVLQNILEEKRNNVVKNNQADDVSKTLQESNTEDTPKTLTQMYTHFLRFQIQQSRRKYDGEHTPDVSWDKDAIFSLGKLAFDQLERNNVIFYDTDLEACGIDVYKASVYSGMCTQIFKEETGITLGTMYCFVHLSIQEFIAALYAHLFLDMKKKSIFVHASTKWKYKSKTMIDLLKTAVDKTLESDNGHLDLFLRFLLGLSLQSNQRLLQGLLKQKNRNEQSKKEIVQYIKQKLKSNLSPERSINLFYCLKELNDQTLVKDIQTHLSKGSLSSADLSPAQWSALVFVLLTSEEELEEFELQKFKKSDECLIRLSAVIKTCKRAL, encoded by the exons ATGtcagagaagagaggaaagaCGAGTCTCTCACACAAACAGAG tgtaagatcaggctcacatgtgtctgtgaagagtgactgGTCAAAGGATGACGTACCAGACTTCAGTGAGGAAAAAACATCTATCAAAAG TGTAAGATCAGACTCACATGtgtccagctctgtgtctgtgaagagtgacgaGTCAAAGGGTTTAGTACCAAACTTCAGTGAAGAAACACCATCACGAACCAAACG GCTTCAGTGTGAAACATTAGATCCAGATTTAAAGTCTCACAGGAACCAGAAGAATTATACAGACAGTCTCCTGCAGATCTTCCAG GATCTTGAGAGCAAAATAATGACATTTCTAAAGAAAGAACTGGAAAAGTTTaggaaaatattacaaaaagaggACATGCAGTACTTTGTGAAGGACTTTAATGAGAACAGATGCAGTATGAAAGAAGCAGCTCTTGATCTCACGCTCTACTTCCTGAGAGAGATGAAGCAAGATGAAGCTGCTGATACTCTAGAAG atgagctggtcttcattcatcagctaaagtgtagcctaaagaagaagtatcaatgtgtgtttgaaggaattgcaaagcaaggagactctacacttctgaagaacatctacacagatctatatatcactcagggttgtagtgaacaggtcaatactgaacatgaggtgagacagattgaAGTTGCTTCCAGACGTCATGAATCACAGGAGATACAGGTTGAgtgcaaacatttgtttgaagcACCTGAACAAGACAAGAAGATCAGAACTGTACTGACAAAAGGAGTTGCTGGCATCGGAAAatcagtctctgtgcagaagtttgttctggattgggccgaaggaaaagaaaatcaagatatcagctTCATATTTCCTCTTCCATTCAGAGAGATGAACTTAAAGGAGCAAGAAAAACTTAGTTTGATGGACCTTATAACTCAGTTTTTCCCAGAGACAAAAGGACTGAACCTTACGAGAAGAAATCAGTTCAAAGTCTTGTTCATTCTTGATGGATTGGATGAATGTCGACTTCCTGTAAACTTTAAGGACAATGAGACGTGGTCTGATGTTTCATCACCAGTCTCTCTGGATGTTCTCCTGACGAACCTCATCAAGGGAAAtctgcttccttctgctctcatctggatcaccagcagaccagcagctgccagtaagattcctcctgactgtatcgaccggctgacagagatacgaggattcaatgatgcacaaaaggaggagtacttcagaaaaagattcacggatgagaatcaggccaaagaaatcattgatcatgttaaacaatcaaagagtctctttatcatgtgccacatcccagtcttctgctggatttcagccactgttctccagaacattttagaggagaaaagaaataatGTTGTGAAAAACAATCAGGCTGATGATGTCTCCAAAACACTGCAGGAGTCAAATACTGAAGACACTCCTAAGACtctgacacaaatgtacacacacttcctcagattTCAGATCCAGCAGAGCAGACGAAAGTATGATGGAGAACATACACCAGATGTTTCCTGGGATAAAGATGCCATCTTTTCACTGGGGAAACTGGCATTTGATCAGCTGGAAAGAAACAATGTGATCTTCTATGACACAGATCTGGAAGCCTGTGGTATTGACGTCTATAAGGCATCAGTGTACTCAGGCATGTGTACCCAGATCTTTAAGGAGGAAACAGGGATCACTCTTGGTACCATGTACTGCTTCGTTCACTTGAGCATTCAAGAGTTTATTGCAGCCCTTTATGCACATCTGTTTCTAGACATGAAGAAGAAAAGTATATTTGTTCATGCGTCTacaaaatggaaatataaaagtaaaacaatgatTGATTTGCTCAAGACTGCAGTGGACAAGACACTAGAGAGTGATAATGGACACCTGGATCTTTTTCTTCGCTTCCTCCTTGGTTTGTCACTtcagtccaatcagagactcttacagggTCTGTTGAAAcagaaaaatagaaatgagcaGAGCAAAAAGGAAATAGTTCAGTACATCAAGCAGAAATTAAAGTCTAATCTGTCTCCGGagagatccatcaatctgttctactgtctgaaggaactgaacgaccaaactctggtgaaagacattcagacccaccttagcaaaggaagtctctcatctgctgatctttctcctgcccagtggtctgctttggtctttgtgttgttgacatcagaggaggagctggaggagtttgagcttcagaaattcaagaaatcagacgagtgtctcattagattatcagcagtcatcaaaacctgcaaaagagctctgtaa